AAGCAAGAAACAAAACTAGGATGCGAAGCCAGGTTGCCGTTTTGCTGCAGGTAAATTGTGAACGATcaacagcttaaagggaatctatcactagTTTTTTGCCACACAATCTGAGAACAGCTCAGATTCAAGTGATGTGTTACTTTCTAGGCTGCGTGCTGTAGCttttataaaatcacagttttatcagcaggagattatcactagaggactagtaaacctgctgcgatgtagtccagccacgcccccagcactgattggctgcttcctgtcTGCACTTTGCATAcggagaaagcagccaatcagtggtgtgggcggcgtTATAGTTCAGCATCCAGAGAACTGGTAGGTATGCAGCTGAGGAATCATAGATCAAAAatgcagcaagtagcccagtaagtaacacatcgctggaatcagggtctctccccCTACAACGTGCTGCTCTCAaatagggtagcaaaaacctggtgacaaatttctTTTTAAAGGTAATTTCTTATATATGTAATGTGAATTCTGTTTATTAAATGTAAATGGGAtattatttctttaaaaaaaaaaccctccataCAGGACTTTAGACATAGGCATTTCATTCCTGTATTCTTTGTACAAGCAGGGTAGCTGGATGTGTGTGTGATTTATGTCAGCTGCAATGAATGGACATAAATGGAAAGGAAAGTGTTAATAGACTAAACCAGTATCAAGGAAGTGATGGAGTACAGGTCCTACTTCAGAGATCAGGGAGTGACATGGGAGGACAGAATATCTGTGTGTCTAATATAAGTGTTACCATCCTGCCTTATCTAGACCTCCAGCAGTGTCCTGGAGCTGATATTACAACCCCTGACCATATAATAGTAATGAGAGAACTCTGCTGACTCtgtcccagtctacacagcaaagctggaATATGATCTGTGGTAAGCAAAGTTGTCGTCTCATTGTGTATGCTCCAAGCTAAGCGTCAAAACTGGAATATTTATACCCAAACGTCATaaaaccataaaaataaataattaatcaaAATGTAATGAAATATAGAATTTATTTTTTGACGTAAATGATTACGTTCTCTTTCAGCTTCCGCATTCCAAAAATCTGATTTCATGTAACGGTAAGAGGTCTGGCAGCGATCGGGGCCGTACTTCATCTGGTAGCTCCAGGTTGTCAGGTAAAATCACAGGTTTTTAGAACCTGAAATTTAAAGCCCAAATTGGGTCCCAATGTAGAATCGGTAGCAGCGCCTCGCCCCTTTAACATTGGTgtcttctcatgtaccggagaagcCATTGGGCCCCTCAGACACTCGGTTTGGAGCCAGTTATGTCTTCTGCACCGGTTTCGTTACGATCCTGTTTTCTGAATTACTACTCTTTTTCTGTCTAGAAGAGCAGGTGCCCTCCTTGCCTTGTCTGCCCACGCTACCTCGGACTGGTTTTCTATCTACACGTACTGGTAACACTGGTGATGGATATAACACCACGTATCACCCAGATCCAGAACTAAGACAATGGATTGTAGAGTTTGGAGGTGACGAACAGGCGGCTTTTATGGCCCGAGGACTTCAGAAGTTGCAGCTGGCGTATGAGACGGGCAGAGCGGAGATGTACCAATCAACTCAATGTAAACCTGTCACGGAGCGCTAGTATCAGACTCATCCCCCTACCGTAAACGGACTCCTGCTTACACCATGAATGGTGTTTCTTTACACTATCCCATCTCAAGGCTTCATAAAGAGAATGTATCACCATAAAAAGCCTAttatttaaagggaagctgtcactttGGAAAACACTACTTACATGCAGATAATGGGTGAATCAGCAGGAAAATAGCGACACAATGCTGCCTGACCGCCTTACTAAAACTGCGGCTACCAGGAgaaaatataaactttttttttctcctgtgaaccgccggctttcagtcatagaggtgtgtaCAGAGTGCacgcccccatgactgaaagccagcggcttATAGGAGAAATAaggttaattttctcccagtagccgcacTTTCAGTAAGGCAGCAGGGCAGCATTGTAATGTTATAAACGTGCAGATACATATATCTGCGTTTTCCAAGGAGACAGGTCTCCTTttagaaattttttattttaaagaggttgtccactagctccatattgatgacatatttattaatatcagattggtggggcctCCCTACTGATGGGCTGTTACCAGCTTCAGCCGACACCGGATGTAAACAGTCATGGAattctagaatgttagagttggaagggacctccagggtcatcatgtccaaccccccgctcaatgctaattcactaaaccatctcagacagatgtctgtccagcctctgtttgaagacctccATTGATGGAGAACTCGTCACCTCCCATGACAGTCTTTGTAGGGGGCTGAACTGCAGTTCTGGGCAATGACCACTAATCAGTGTACGGAGCTAGTAACAGACGATCAGAAGGGATTGACAGATGTCAGGCCTCCACCcaactgatattgatgacttattaaCAGATTAGGTGATAACAGATTACTGAGAGTCTAATGATCCTGAAAGCCCTCCATTGGATTGGAGAGGAAGCCACAGCACCGCTCTAATCATTGTCTCTGAGACTGCTGGACATAGTGGAGGACAGCGCATGGCCATCTCTGACAGTCCCACGGACAATGAATGGAGCATGTGCGGCCACTGATCCAATCCAACAGGGCATTTTGGAGCCAATTAGGCGGTCCCCAAGGACGGACACCCGCCAATCAGAAAGTTATCACCTAACCTCTCAACAGGCACTAACTTACTAAGTTGGAAATATCCCTTTAAACATATTTTTGCGCagtcttttattttttatattattatttatattaaaaaACAATATTGAAATATTGTACTGATTTCTGAGCCTCCTAATAATGACAGCTTGCATAGCTCGCAACCGTCTCGGATTCAGTGGAACTGTCCCGATTTGCACATGGATtaagcaacatagctaatcagGAGAACTACATTACATTTCTGACTGGAGTTACAAATAAACTTTATCATAAATACAATGTTCACTTTTAATACttggtagagaatcctttgcagacaatgactgcctgaagtatgGACGCCACTAAACTCTGGGTTccttcctttgtgatgctttgtcgggactttactgcagctgacttcagttgttgcttgttagtTGATCTTTCTGCCTTCAAAAAGGTATTCGTGTCTCCaaggtcctatcccaatatgtagtagatgtaataatattcgtaaatacctccaattggaaatgtagtatagttcgtctgattagctatgtctcttactctgtgtgcaggacattgcagtagcttaggtagccatggatacctaaagtTCTTGGACTAAAGTTCCCGAACTCCCCAGTGCGCtccctttttttcttttcccccaGAATGCATGCACCAAACTGTTGACTATTCCTAAAACTTCTGCTTTCTTTCTTTCAGTTTAATAATTGTTAGTTTCTCTTCCAccaagagctcctttgaccacatgttgtgggttcacagcaacagcttccaaatgcaaatgccacacctggaatcagctccaggccttttaacTCCTTAATTTATGATGAATTAATGAGGGAAaagcccatgcagcccattaaagagcttttgagataattgtccaattacttttggtccctttaaatagaggcagctacatattaaagagctgtaattcctaaacccttactccaattaggatgtgaatagccTCAAATTTAAAGCTGAGAGTCGGCACTTTAAGCCcagattgattatataactgtatgttGAATATGTTGAGGTAAACGGCTAAAATTCCAAAACCTGTGTCGCTGTCCAAATATTTATGGGCCTAACTGTATTtgttatattattattacacctactacattgggataggatcttggagatgggaatacccctttaagtgctcTTGGAGTGTCAAAGCACTTCCCAAACCTATACGTCCCAGGCCCCAATCCCCTGTGTAGTAAACAGCAAGCTGTCAGTCAAACAGAAGGAGGAGGGGCTACGTGGAGAATAAAGCCAGAAAGACACAGGCCTGGGAAGTGCTTTGACACTCCCAGAGCACTTAAGGCTCATTTATATATTAATTAAAAACAGTGATTTTTTTAATAGAGCAACAGATTGCATCAGTAAATGTGTGGAAGACATAATCTCTCAGACCATAACAAGACCATATAAACCGTTTACATGGGGGCGGATtgctctgacagattccctttaaggaaagggCTTGAACCCAAAATGCTTGAAGAAATAATCTGAAGCAAGGGTGCGTATTATTTGGATGACTTTTGAACAGAAGGAGTGGAGCAGGAGATGCCTCTCTCCTGACCCTatgaatacattgacaactggGCGTTACCAGTTGGGGAGGCGTGTCCCTGCACACTATGACACTGTCCAATCAGAGCTGACAAGGGGGAACGTTAACGCTTAGTTGTCGGCTTATTCGTCAatatccaggaggaataacagaggaacagcaaaaTGCCGAGTTCTAAGACAAGGTGACCGTGCGCTGATATTTCATAGGAAATGCAAGAATTCGGTAAAGGAGACAAGTCAGGAGCGGCCGGAACTAGAGCATTAAAGCCTGGTGCATTATGGGAAAATGACTTATCTCAATAATAGCTTTTTCTTCAATTATTCTAAATATTTAAAATactgtttttgttgtttttatgcGATTATTGAAATTTTTTGGTGGGAAAATCTTGCACTTTTCTTTTACAAACAGTCAATCAGCTGAGGGAGTGAAGCTGAGCTGTAATACTACACCCAACCTGtggacaggagtggcgctgttttttGGAATATTCTTGGACATTTTGCATTACTACTGATTAATGCTAACTGTTGCGTGACTGCTGCAGTTGAGAAGATTCGGCTCCATGTACAGACCCTGTTTGGAGTGTGgctgtaaaaaaaaacattatggcCGTCCTCTCCTAGGCAGATCGATCGCATTTATATCACTTATTCCGCATCACTCTTATCAGACTGCTCGTGCTTGGTGGTGTCGGTGATGTTACTGCTCATCTCATTATATCCCCGTTGTGTCGAGTCCGCCAGTTCTCAGTAAAGCCATCTCAGCCGCTGCTCTGGACAGTAACGAGGTCTCCGACTAATTACTCCCTCATGTACCCGGCACATCGCTGCTGTCGTACTGCACCAGGTATTGGCGCAGATTTACTTATCCGATCCTATATGGAGACAATTCAAGCTTAGGATTGCGGTATTAAAAATGGAGCCTGAGTTCAATCATGCAGTTCTTTCACCGCGCCCTGTTGTAATAatacagaaacagcgccactcttgcctATAGgatgtgtctggtattgcatctcAGCCCCAATTAAATGAATACAATGCCGACCAAAGAGCGCCGCTCTGTGTACCCTTGACTTTCTGTCATACCATAAAGCGATTTTAGTATTTTTACTTTAAGCGGTCTTTGCCACCTTCAGAAATGGGTGTTGTCGGATAGTGCTTGTACAAACAAGCACTTTTgctatttactgcttattaaaattttcatccattcttgagATATTTAACACTTTTCCAGCTGGTTGCCTTGGAGACCGGGCACTGCTGAGAAACTGTGGAAAAtgaacagtgcttacaagctcttttcaacACCAAcaatggtcggtctcctaggcaacgaccTATAAACAGAAGAAAAGTATTCAATCCTTAACGCCCCATGATGAATGGAGCATGTCAAGGTGTTTGGGGCAGAGCCCGCTCCACATTGGGCAGATGCCGGCTATATTACACACAACTACCGTCAGTCAGTGCTGCAGTTAACCCctgaaatgccactgtcaatcactgcaTTTCAGCCTGGACATTTGTTTGGATGCCCTTTGTTCCACCGCAACACGGTCGTGGGGTGCCGAAGATTTGCCATAACAGCCTGGGGTTCCCCTGCTGAAGACCCCCATGCTTGTCATTTAGATCCTCGGTTGGGTGTCATTAGAGAATGTGAGTTTTACTatattttccaggtcaccacctgacagcacactggaggacgtccttcttagccatgatgggacaggaaacacgagaggttaaaaggaccctccccctaccacccttcagtgtttttcctgtcccattatggataggaacggcgagaggaagctaccgttctgtgcggggggatgtggatcgggggggctttgcctcacccttccctccataaggcgcccgctggccgacacccgaccgagggtccctctgcctaccagtgtagcgctgctcctggtatgaggatcgcttccccctgccgggggctctcgatccttccgtcacgccccctggtgcatgcgaATCCCAGCGGCGGCCTCTGCTGAtgtcggcgtctccatgcggccggcatgggGATGGAAACCctcgctgcaccatcctctctttccggccgcgcgtcacttccggtttgcggctgaggggggcgggcggcgtctcTGCAGGCGGTAGTGAGCGCGGGAGCGCTGTACAGATGAAAAGAGGAACAGAAGTATAAAGGTATGTGCAGGGGCAGTAAGCGATCTCCAGTGCAGTAacatggaggacgcagctagagcAGAGGGGCAGGAGTCCACAGCGCTAGTAAGTAGAGCAGGGCTCTTTGTTAtggatatcttaaaaaaaaaataaaaaaaaaaaaaaaaatggggcattaTCCTAGAGTTTGTTATTTTCTATAGGCTGCCTCATTACCTGAAAAACCGTTAAAGAAACCGGGCAAAAGCAAGAAGTGCCCTATTTGTGCAGCCAAgctgaaagatacctggcagaaacccctatgtgaagcatgcacctgcaaaatcataggagaggagcaggcttctcttatgtcaaatatgagagccatgataagagaggaggtccaggcttcGGTATCAAGTCTGGTACTACCGCAAGCCTCACCTTCagagagaccgagcaaaaggcagagggTCGATTACTCTTCAGGAGACTCGTTATCTGCGGTATCGGATATaggggaggaagaggagagcagagaccctccagagagagggagGAAATACTTATTCTCCGCAGcagacacaggagaactgttggaAGCTGTACGGCATACTATGCAGATTGAGgatccacaaccatcttgttcggttcaagatgaaatgtttggtggcCTGCGCTCACAAACTGCGATGGTGTTTCCTGTAAATTCCCATATTAGATCCATGATtttggatgaatgggaggaggcggagaagagattgactattcctaaagatttccgactccgcttgccgtttgacccggaggatgttaaagaatgggtcgatgttcctaaaatagacattccattggcGAAAGTGTCCAAAAGAACCTCaatcccctttgaggactcttccaacttaaaagagcccatggacagaaaggcagatggacttttgaaacgggcctgggagagttcttcggcggttatcggagctaatattgcagcaacatcagtggctcgctccatggacctgtggctaaatgatcttcaggatcaattaatagccaaaactcctagagatactatcctgaaatctctgcctctgttaaaattggcaaccaCCTTTTTAGCAGACGCGTCCGCAGAGACTGTTAGATTTGCGGCTAGAGGGCAATCTCTCtctaatgcagccagaagagctatctggctcaaaagctggtcgggtgatatgcactccaaaaataaattatgttccatacccttctctgggggcagggtcttcggaccagtcctcgacgatatcttagagaaagccgcagatgtaaaaaaggggttccccgaagaaaagcctaaaaaattccagccctttcggagaccccgctataatcagaaacaggattacaggggtaaagggaagcaaggtagatggagctaccagaaagggggagatagtagacccaaaaccaaggactcgagttactcaggtccgaggtccagctaccatagaaaatgacgccatcagagtagggggtcgtctagccggattcctagaaggttggagggaaataacaacgagtccttgggtgttacaagtggtgtcccaggggtacaaaatcgaattttcctcccttccgcccgaaagatttctggtgtccagtacacatctaaaatcatcgtcccccatgtggtcggatatacaggacctcctaaaaatggcagcaattgttccggtcccccctcaagaagagtacagaggtcattactcgaatctcttctcgaTAACAAAACCATCAGGAGAGTCGAGAACAATtataaatctgaagcacctaaacaactgggtggtatacaaaaggttcaaaatggagtcgattcggtctaccattcctctgttgggaaagggtatggtgatgtgcactctggacctaaagagtgcatattaccatgttcccatttactTAAACCACCAAAAGTTCCTGCGGTTCGCGGTAAACATGGAAGGGAAAATCTATCACTTTCAGTttcgctgtctccccttcggcctggcgtcggctcccagagtttttacaaaacttatggtagaggtagtcgcatatctgagaaatcaggatTTGTTGGTAATCCCTTACCTAGACGACTTTTTGGTAGCGGCAGAGTCAGTAAACCAGCTCAggatcaactgtcagttcctcATATCCACTCTAGAGAGTCTCGGATGGATCATAAACTGGGAGAAGTCAGATCTAATACcaaaatccagaataaaattcctaggagtcatgctcgactcggaaacaagaatgtcctaccttccggaagacaggctaaagggtatAGTAAAAAAGGTCCATCTTTTCTCGcgaggccgaaatacgatcagagacgggatgataatactggggctaatgacggcctgtatcccttgcgtgagatggagtcagtttcattcccgacagcttcagcagggagttctgaAGAGCTGGAACAGAACGCAAAATTCTCTAAATCAAAGACTaaatctttcttttcagatcaagaggtctctggtatggtggactctctccaaaaatctccggcTGGGAGTACCATGGCTCCAAACTccgagtgtgtcagtcacgacagacgcaagtcaggaaggttggggaggtcatgtcctgggaagatatttccaaggtcgcTGGGAAAGAAAGGACCGCAAGAagtcatcaaaccacagagagttgcatgcggtttggaaggtcttaacggcgacacaacatttgctgaagaacaagcatgtaaagatcttctcggacaatacgacgaccgtagccttccttcgacaccaggggggcccaagacatctGGCATTGCAAGATCTAGCAGAACAGATCTTCAAGTGGGCAGAGAAGTCGGTGCGGTCAATCTCGGCGgtacatctggagggatccaagaaccagttggcggatttcctgagcaggaaaagtgtatcccctacagagtgggaactaaacgacgaagtattcagggatctttgtcatcgttgggggaagccgactgtggatctatttgctacaaagcaaaacgcaaaagtcaagaccttttactccctaaacccctgggaaagcccagctgcgatcgatgccctgtcacaGCCTTGGAACGACGGTCTTCTGTATGCGTTTCCACCTCTGGCATTGATTCCAAGAGCACTCAGGAAAATCTGCGAGGACGGGGCCAAAGTTatcctcatagctcctcactggccgaaacgaagttggtttccaaTGCTAAAGAGATTATCAGTGGAAGAACCCTTCCGGTTACCAGACagagaggatcttcttctacaaggtccagttctacaccagaacccaggagcgcttcagttggcagcctggatcctgaacggaaggtcttgagggcaaaaggtctttcagatgacgtcatttctacccttcaagccagcaggaagccggtgacatctgccatctacacaaaaatatggaaaacattctgtggattctgtgggaagatgacagttgatactgaccatccagatatcccaaaaattcttgacttcttgcagtcaggatttcaGAAAGGTCTCagaccaagtacattaagagtccagatagcggccctaagtgtattttttgatttttctttatctactcacccctggattagtcgattctctagagcagtccagaggctaaggccatttattaggaaatcagtcccaccgtgggatcttaatctggtcctgaattttctctgtgatcagtcctgggatatatcgGGAGACATAGACATcaacaaactctctcttaaaaccgcgtttttagttgcaatcacatcggcaaaaaggttgggggaactacaggctctttcggtacagaacccgtatttacagatcttcgatgataaaatagtactaaagcttgatccggcctttctccctaaggtcgtttctgatactaatatgaatcaggagattgttttaccgtctttttgccaattccctaaaaatcaaaaagagagattttttcataaccttgatgtaagggaatcagtactcaggtaccttgatctatctagaccctggagacaggacaataacttGTTTGTTCAGTTCAGAGGTTCAAATAGggggaaaaaagcgtctaaagcgactatcgcacggtggataaaatctacaattgatttagcctacaaagctaaaggtctaaattccccggttaatcttaaagcccactcatctagggccatagccacatcatgggcggagaaagggggggctacggcagaccagatctgtagagctgcatcatggtctaatcttagtaccttttctaaacactataaactagatgtagtttcgcctcagttggcttttggtaggaaggtacttcaagcagtggtcccaccctgaataccattctcctttggtatttctccagtgtgctgtcaggtggtgacctggaaaacagtaattgtatttccaggaatccatcctgacagcactgttagttccctccctatggtttgatctttatacttatgtgatgtaacatttgtatgattgattatcttgttgtaataaaacttgtttttgcatccatccagatgtgttactttggaaaaacactgaagggtggtagggggagggtccttttaacctctcgtgtttcctgtcccatcatggctaagaaggacgtcctccagtgtgctgtcaggatggattcctggaaatacaattaccagtaagtctaat
This is a stretch of genomic DNA from Ranitomeya variabilis isolate aRanVar5 chromosome 6, aRanVar5.hap1, whole genome shotgun sequence. It encodes these proteins:
- the LOC143783013 gene encoding uncharacterized protein LOC143783013 isoform X2, translating into MYRTLRFVHDLLCACATAPENYHGRFGTYIQFWNNGLVYWTVNDSSTLSHFSISRHLEQRLRPQSCAACRACMSSSLTNSTPLEVLKMQPLLQTHHLPYYCAKSNIESPKARNKTRMRSQVAVLLQLPHSKNLISCNGKRSGSDRGRTSSGSSRLSEEQVPSLPCLPTLPRTGFLSTRTGNTGDGYNTTYHPDPELRQWIVEFGGDEQAAFMARGLQKLQLAYETGRAEMYQSTQCKPVTER
- the LOC143783013 gene encoding uncharacterized protein LOC143783013 isoform X1, whose amino-acid sequence is MGGDGCGGHITGMSKKEEGSKPLHPLGTTAEQLVKCYRADHSGKLRKTETKHVISRTYSDSSTLSHFSISRHLEQRLRPQSCAACRACMSSSLTNSTPLEVLKMQPLLQTHHLPYYCAKSNIESPKARNKTRMRSQVAVLLQLPHSKNLISCNGKRSGSDRGRTSSGSSRLSEEQVPSLPCLPTLPRTGFLSTRTGNTGDGYNTTYHPDPELRQWIVEFGGDEQAAFMARGLQKLQLAYETGRAEMYQSTQCKPVTER